In Pseudobdellovibrionaceae bacterium, a single genomic region encodes these proteins:
- a CDS encoding NADH-quinone oxidoreductase subunit B, which produces MAEKTLQNSTKKLGSQASPSNIQAEDSMVLTTRLDKFVAWGRKNSLWPLPYGTACCGIEMMSVMGPKYDLARFGAEVVRFSPRQADLLLVAGTIVEKMGPIIKRIYEQMLEPKYVIAMGACASSGGFYRSYHVVQGVDTIIPVDVFVPGCPPTPEAVLDGVMLLQKMIAENQARPWKSQWQSLQKKK; this is translated from the coding sequence ATGGCAGAAAAAACATTACAAAATTCTACAAAAAAATTAGGAAGCCAAGCTTCGCCAAGTAATATTCAGGCCGAAGACTCTATGGTGTTAACCACGCGCTTAGATAAATTTGTGGCTTGGGGAAGAAAAAACTCTTTATGGCCTTTGCCTTATGGAACGGCTTGCTGTGGTATCGAAATGATGTCGGTAATGGGACCAAAGTATGACTTAGCCCGATTTGGGGCAGAGGTGGTTCGTTTTTCTCCTCGGCAAGCGGATTTATTATTAGTGGCGGGAACGATTGTAGAAAAAATGGGGCCCATTATTAAGCGCATTTACGAGCAAATGTTAGAACCTAAATATGTTATTGCCATGGGAGCTTGTGCTAGTTCGGGGGGTTTTTACCGATCCTATCATGTGGTGCAAGGGGTGGACACGATTATTCCTGTGGATGTGTTTGTTCCAGGTTGTCCTCCTACTCCAGAGGCGGTTTTAGATGGAGTTATGTTGTTGCAAAAAATGATAGCAGAAAATCAAGCGCGGCCTTGGAAGTCGCAGTGGCAAAGTTTACAAAAAAAGAAATAG
- a CDS encoding NADH-quinone oxidoreductase subunit C codes for MISEPIIKNLLSECFAGTNTDIEKIIIAQELGQWIIYISPDQVLAFFTYIKKQKRFDFLMNISGVDYSDKADTHITQKFGVVYELFSSLDMSRLRVKLGVNDSEEVPSITSVWKVANWFE; via the coding sequence ATGATAAGTGAACCAATCATAAAAAATTTATTATCTGAGTGCTTTGCGGGTACCAACACAGACATAGAAAAAATAATAATTGCTCAAGAGCTAGGGCAGTGGATTATTTATATTTCTCCCGATCAGGTTTTAGCTTTTTTTACTTATATAAAAAAACAAAAGCGCTTTGATTTTTTAATGAATATTTCTGGGGTAGACTACTCCGACAAAGCCGACACGCACATTACTCAAAAATTTGGAGTGGTGTATGAATTATTCTCCTCTTTAGATATGTCTCGACTACGAGTGAAGTTAGGGGTAAACGACTCCGAAGAAGTGCCTAGTATTACCTCGGTTTGGAAAGTGGCCAATTGGTTTGAA